A stretch of the Anaeromyxobacter sp. genome encodes the following:
- a CDS encoding helix-turn-helix transcriptional regulator, translated as MAPRPVKSATSVEASRLAPNNVQRLREDQLLTKAELARKAGVSPLTVARIESGQECRVDTKRKIILALGLTPVDRAKVFGGGKRGGRP; from the coding sequence ATGGCTCCCCGTCCCGTGAAGAGCGCCACCAGCGTCGAGGCCTCGCGCCTCGCGCCCAACAACGTGCAGCGGCTCCGCGAGGACCAGCTGCTCACCAAGGCCGAGCTGGCGCGCAAGGCGGGGGTGTCCCCGCTCACCGTGGCCCGCATCGAGTCCGGCCAGGAGTGCCGCGTGGACACCAAGCGGAAGATCATCCTGGCGCTGGGGCTCACCCCGGTCGACCGGGCCAAGGTATTCGGCGGCGGCAAGAGGGGAGGGCGGCCCTAA
- the pilM gene encoding type IV pilus assembly protein PilM, translating into MAKSKLAVGLDIGSSGVKLIQLKERKGGYALQAFGTAPLPPEAIVDGALMNSAAIVAAIQELVAQQKVKTREVAIGVRGHSVIIKKIQLPRMTQEELDESIQWEAEQYIPFDVKDVNIDTQILTPEGDAAGQMDVLLVAAKKDMINDYTSVCAEAGLTATVVDVDAFAVQNAYEANYELSPTETVVLINVGAAVANINILSRGTTTFTRDITMGGNAFTEEIQKQLNISYDEAEALKVGGQGETDAVVPQEVERVIQGVAEQLAGEIQRSLDFYAATAADSRIARVYLSGGTARIPALFKVLEARAGVPVEILNPFKNIEVDNRRFDPAAILAAAPSVAVGVGLALRRPGDK; encoded by the coding sequence ATGGCGAAGAGCAAGCTCGCCGTCGGCCTGGACATCGGGTCGTCCGGCGTCAAGCTGATCCAGCTGAAGGAGCGCAAGGGCGGCTACGCCCTGCAGGCCTTCGGCACCGCGCCGCTGCCGCCCGAGGCCATCGTGGACGGCGCCCTGATGAACTCGGCCGCCATCGTGGCGGCCATCCAGGAGCTGGTGGCCCAGCAGAAGGTCAAGACCCGCGAGGTGGCCATCGGGGTGCGGGGCCACTCGGTCATCATCAAGAAGATCCAGCTGCCGCGCATGACGCAGGAGGAGCTGGACGAGTCCATCCAGTGGGAGGCGGAGCAGTACATCCCCTTCGACGTGAAGGACGTCAACATCGACACCCAGATCCTGACGCCCGAGGGCGACGCCGCCGGCCAGATGGACGTGCTCCTGGTGGCCGCCAAGAAGGACATGATCAACGACTACACCTCGGTGTGCGCCGAGGCCGGCCTGACCGCCACGGTGGTCGACGTGGACGCCTTCGCGGTGCAGAACGCCTACGAGGCCAACTACGAGCTGTCGCCCACCGAGACGGTGGTGCTCATCAACGTGGGCGCGGCGGTGGCCAACATCAACATCCTCTCCCGGGGGACCACCACCTTCACCCGCGACATCACCATGGGCGGCAACGCCTTCACCGAGGAGATCCAGAAGCAGCTCAACATCTCCTACGACGAGGCCGAGGCGCTCAAGGTGGGCGGGCAGGGCGAGACCGACGCGGTGGTGCCCCAGGAGGTGGAGCGGGTCATCCAGGGCGTGGCCGAGCAGCTGGCCGGCGAGATCCAGCGCTCGCTCGACTTCTACGCCGCCACCGCCGCCGACAGCCGCATCGCCCGGGTCTACCTGTCCGGCGGCACGGCCCGCATCCCGGCGCTCTTCAAGGTGCTGGAGGCGCGCGCCGGGGTCCCGGTGGAGATCCTCAACCCCTTCAAGAACATCGAGGTCGACAACCGCCGCTTCGACCCGGCGGCCATCCTGGCCGCCGCGCCCAGCGTGGCGGTGGGGGTCGGCCTCGCCCTGCGCCGCCCCGGGGACAAGTGA
- a CDS encoding PilN domain-containing protein: protein MVRINLLPVRVSKKKEAGKQQLAIFAVLLVAGLAGNFIWQASRSSDLKVRQQKLARTKEDIAQLERIIGEVRNIKEQQKALQQKLDVLDRLKAGRSGPVRVLDEVATITPRQLWLAKMIEKGGAVTFSGSALSIDDVSAFMTALKTSRYFSQVELKKTTAVTPTAAAAAGGGGDKLVNFEINATVQYAPGVAPEAAAGAAAPKGKG from the coding sequence ATGGTCCGGATCAACCTCCTCCCAGTCCGGGTCTCGAAGAAGAAGGAAGCGGGCAAGCAGCAGCTCGCCATCTTCGCCGTCCTGCTGGTGGCCGGCCTGGCCGGTAACTTCATCTGGCAGGCCAGCCGCTCCAGCGACCTCAAGGTGCGCCAGCAGAAGCTGGCCCGCACCAAGGAGGACATCGCCCAGCTGGAGCGCATCATCGGCGAGGTCCGCAACATCAAGGAGCAGCAGAAGGCCCTGCAGCAGAAGCTGGACGTGCTGGACCGGCTCAAGGCCGGCCGCAGCGGCCCGGTGCGGGTGCTCGACGAGGTGGCCACCATCACCCCGCGCCAGCTCTGGCTCGCCAAGATGATCGAGAAGGGCGGGGCGGTGACCTTCTCCGGCTCGGCCCTCTCCATCGACGACGTCTCGGCCTTCATGACGGCCCTCAAGACCTCCAGGTACTTCAGCCAGGTGGAGCTCAAGAAGACCACCGCGGTGACCCCCACCGCGGCGGCCGCCGCCGGGGGCGGCGGCGACAAGCTGGTCAACTTCGAGATCAACGCGACGGTGCAGTACGCGCCCGGGGTCGCCCCGGAGGCCGCGGCCGGGGCCGCGGCGCCGAAGGGCAAGGGGTAG
- a CDS encoding type 4a pilus biogenesis protein PilO, translating into MEKLIERIAKAPLGAKVGVVAGVLVALTALNYFVVAIPWGDSISAMEAKVKKVQKEQEQLDRDFIEKTAIANDLNRFRKEKELLEQRLEEALAELPEQKNIDELLQLFQDRAQKAGLEINTIEPQAEKSEGFFARIPIPMTVTGSFHEIATFFDALGRLRRIVNVSEISLDAPKDVKGKVVVSAKFLLTTFMFVEPKAAPAGKPVKKGGAK; encoded by the coding sequence ATGGAGAAGCTCATCGAGCGGATCGCCAAGGCGCCCCTCGGGGCCAAGGTCGGCGTGGTGGCCGGCGTGCTGGTGGCCCTGACGGCCCTCAACTACTTCGTGGTGGCCATCCCGTGGGGCGACTCGATCTCCGCCATGGAGGCCAAGGTCAAGAAGGTCCAGAAGGAGCAGGAGCAGCTGGATCGCGACTTCATCGAGAAGACCGCCATCGCCAACGACCTCAACCGCTTCCGCAAGGAGAAGGAGCTGCTGGAGCAGCGGCTGGAGGAGGCGCTGGCCGAGCTGCCCGAGCAGAAGAACATCGACGAGCTGCTGCAGCTCTTCCAGGACCGGGCCCAGAAGGCCGGCCTGGAGATCAACACCATCGAGCCGCAGGCCGAGAAGTCCGAGGGCTTCTTCGCCCGCATCCCCATCCCCATGACCGTGACCGGCAGCTTCCACGAGATCGCCACCTTCTTCGACGCGCTGGGGCGGCTGCGCCGCATCGTCAACGTGAGCGAGATCTCGCTGGACGCGCCCAAGGACGTGAAGGGCAAGGTGGTGGTGAGCGCCAAGTTCCTGCTGACCACCTTCATGTTCGTGGAGCCCAAGGCCGCCCCGGCGGGCAAGCCGGTCAAGAAGGGAGGGGCCAAGTGA
- a CDS encoding pilus assembly protein PilP, which produces MTAPRLPLALLLAALAALAACGDKPRPAAPAARAPAAPAAQAAPAAATAAAGQAAEAEWSYSSVGKRDPFRSFLAEARGAGSALATRCATPLGRYELEQLKLVAVITGLEDPIAMVQAPSGVGYSVRRGACIGKNGGTVSAVRTGEIVVAEWAIRADGTRDRTQTVLGLPKREPLNLEEQP; this is translated from the coding sequence GTGACCGCCCCCCGCCTCCCGCTGGCGCTGCTCCTGGCCGCGCTGGCCGCGCTGGCCGCCTGCGGCGACAAGCCCAGGCCGGCCGCCCCGGCCGCCCGCGCCCCGGCCGCCCCGGCCGCCCAGGCCGCCCCGGCGGCCGCCACCGCCGCCGCCGGCCAGGCCGCCGAGGCCGAGTGGTCCTACTCCTCGGTGGGCAAGCGCGACCCGTTCCGCAGCTTCCTGGCCGAGGCCCGCGGCGCCGGCAGCGCGCTGGCCACCCGCTGCGCCACCCCGCTCGGCCGCTACGAGCTGGAGCAGCTCAAGCTGGTGGCCGTCATCACCGGCCTGGAGGACCCCATCGCCATGGTCCAGGCCCCCTCCGGCGTCGGCTACTCGGTGCGCCGCGGCGCCTGCATCGGCAAGAACGGCGGCACGGTGTCCGCCGTCCGCACCGGCGAGATCGTGGTGGCCGAGTGGGCCATCCGCGCCGACGGCACCCGCGATCGCACCCAGACCGTCCTCGGTCTCCCCAAGCGGGAGCCGCTCAACCTCGAGGAGCAGCCATGA
- the efp gene encoding elongation factor P gives MGESMDTSAFRRGLKIEIDGDPWEIVEFQHVKPGKGSAFVRTRIRNLISGRTIDRTFKSGDVVGKPDVEEREMEFLYREGEHYNFMDNKNYEQTFLTAEQMGDAKNFIKDNTTTHIMFFNGKAIGVTLPNAMDLRVAKCDPGVRGDTVSGATKPAQLESGYSVNVPLFINEGDLLRIDTRTGEYLTRVNG, from the coding sequence ATGGGCGAAAGCATGGACACCTCGGCGTTCCGCCGCGGCCTCAAGATCGAGATCGACGGCGACCCCTGGGAGATCGTGGAGTTCCAGCACGTCAAGCCCGGCAAGGGCTCGGCCTTCGTGCGGACCCGCATCCGCAACCTCATCAGCGGCCGCACCATCGACCGGACCTTCAAGTCCGGCGACGTGGTGGGCAAGCCCGACGTCGAGGAGCGGGAGATGGAGTTCCTCTACCGCGAGGGCGAGCACTACAACTTCATGGACAACAAGAACTACGAGCAGACGTTCCTGACGGCCGAGCAGATGGGGGACGCCAAGAACTTCATCAAGGACAACACCACCACGCACATCATGTTCTTCAACGGGAAGGCCATCGGCGTGACCCTCCCGAACGCCATGGACCTGCGGGTCGCCAAGTGCGATCCCGGCGTCCGCGGCGACACGGTGTCCGGCGCCACCAAGCCGGCCCAGCTCGAGTCCGGCTACAGCGTCAACGTGCCGCTCTTCATCAACGAGGGCGACCTCTTGCGCATCGACACCCGCACCGGCGAGTACCTCACCCGCGTCAACGGCTAG
- the accB gene encoding acetyl-CoA carboxylase biotin carboxyl carrier protein produces MAVKPPKPSAKPSALEGFSIEDVKKLVSLVEKTDVTHIAWTRGAEKVVIRRGTVTPIAAPAPVFHAAPVAAPVLAALAAPAPAAAKAEAKADAPGVYVSSPFVGTFYRAPSPDSPVFTDVGQKVKKGQVLCIVEAMKLMNEIECEVDGTVAEILAQNATPVEFGEKLFRIVPG; encoded by the coding sequence ATGGCCGTGAAGCCCCCCAAGCCCTCCGCCAAGCCGTCCGCTCTCGAAGGCTTCTCCATCGAGGACGTCAAGAAGCTGGTCTCGCTGGTCGAGAAGACCGACGTGACCCACATCGCCTGGACGCGCGGCGCCGAGAAGGTGGTCATCCGCCGCGGCACCGTGACGCCCATCGCGGCCCCGGCGCCGGTGTTCCACGCCGCCCCGGTGGCCGCCCCGGTGCTGGCCGCGCTGGCCGCCCCGGCCCCGGCCGCCGCCAAGGCCGAGGCCAAGGCCGACGCCCCCGGCGTCTACGTCAGCTCGCCGTTCGTGGGCACCTTCTACCGCGCCCCCTCGCCCGACTCGCCGGTCTTCACCGACGTGGGCCAGAAGGTGAAGAAGGGCCAGGTGCTCTGCATCGTGGAGGCCATGAAGCTGATGAACGAGATCGAGTGCGAGGTGGACGGCACGGTCGCCGAGATCCTGGCGCAGAACGCCACCCCGGTGGAGTTCGGCGAGAAGCTCTTCCGCATCGTGCCGGGCTAG
- the accC gene encoding acetyl-CoA carboxylase biotin carboxylase subunit, which yields MFKKVLIANRGEIALRVIRACKELGISTVAVHSTADAESLHVRFADEAICIGPPPSKESYLNVRSLLAAADVTGADAIHPGYGFLSERADFAEMVVNMGLKFIGPRPEMLRLMGNKVAAREAAEKAGLPLLPGARGFLANAAEAEQLANEIGYPVILKAAAGGGGRGMKIVRDGAAVQKAFETASTEALAAFGDGSMYLERYVEEPRHIELQIVADEHGNMICLGERECSVQRRHQKMIEEAPSPAVSPALRKEMIEVALKAMRSIRYNNVGTIEFLMDEKGRYYFMEMNTRIQVEHPVTEQVYALDLVREQIRLAAGEKLERTQESIIPLAHSIECRVNAEDPVTFAPSPGRITGYHQPGGYGVRVDTMAYEQYKVQPYYDSLVAKLIVTGATREIALKRMMRALNEYVIEGIKTNINFHKRVLAFPAFVQGKYDTRIVDQILNPPAPPAPAAPPAPEPSGAPKAG from the coding sequence ATGTTCAAGAAGGTCCTGATCGCCAACCGGGGCGAGATCGCGCTCCGGGTCATCCGCGCCTGCAAGGAGCTGGGCATCTCCACCGTGGCGGTCCACTCGACCGCCGACGCGGAGTCGCTGCACGTCCGCTTCGCCGACGAGGCCATCTGCATCGGCCCGCCGCCCTCCAAGGAGAGCTACCTCAACGTGCGGTCGCTGCTGGCGGCGGCCGACGTCACCGGCGCCGACGCCATCCACCCGGGCTACGGCTTCCTCTCCGAGCGGGCCGACTTCGCCGAGATGGTCGTCAACATGGGGCTGAAGTTCATCGGCCCCCGCCCCGAGATGCTGCGCCTCATGGGCAACAAGGTGGCGGCCCGCGAGGCCGCCGAGAAGGCCGGCCTGCCGCTCCTGCCCGGGGCGCGCGGCTTCCTGGCCAACGCCGCCGAGGCCGAGCAGCTGGCCAACGAGATCGGCTACCCGGTCATCCTCAAGGCGGCGGCCGGCGGCGGCGGGCGCGGCATGAAGATCGTGCGCGACGGCGCGGCCGTGCAGAAGGCCTTCGAGACCGCCTCCACCGAGGCGCTGGCCGCCTTCGGCGACGGCTCCATGTACCTGGAGCGCTACGTCGAGGAGCCGCGCCACATCGAGCTGCAGATCGTGGCCGACGAGCACGGCAACATGATCTGCCTGGGCGAGCGCGAGTGCTCGGTGCAGCGCCGCCACCAGAAGATGATCGAGGAGGCGCCCAGCCCGGCCGTCTCGCCGGCCCTGCGCAAGGAGATGATCGAGGTGGCCCTCAAGGCCATGCGCTCGATCCGCTACAACAACGTCGGGACCATCGAGTTCCTGATGGACGAGAAGGGCCGCTACTACTTCATGGAGATGAACACCCGCATCCAGGTGGAGCACCCGGTCACCGAGCAGGTGTACGCGCTCGACCTGGTGCGGGAGCAGATCCGCCTGGCGGCCGGCGAGAAGCTGGAGCGGACCCAGGAGTCGATCATCCCGCTGGCCCACTCCATCGAGTGCCGCGTCAACGCCGAGGACCCGGTCACCTTCGCCCCGTCGCCCGGCCGCATCACCGGCTACCACCAGCCGGGCGGCTACGGCGTGCGCGTCGACACCATGGCCTACGAGCAGTACAAGGTGCAGCCCTACTACGACTCGCTGGTCGCCAAGCTCATCGTCACCGGCGCCACCCGCGAGATCGCGCTGAAGCGGATGATGCGGGCCCTCAACGAGTACGTCATCGAGGGCATCAAGACCAACATCAACTTCCACAAGCGCGTGCTGGCCTTCCCGGCCTTCGTGCAGGGCAAGTACGACACCCGCATCGTCGACCAGATCCTCAACCCGCCGGCGCCCCCGGCCCCGGCCGCCCCCCCGGCTCCGGAGCCGTCCGGGGCGCCCAAGGCGGGCTGA
- a CDS encoding tetratricopeptide repeat protein, with product MAVDKNKIIAEATKLVQKGAYEKAIKSYERILQEDPRDVRVLLKVGELYQKKGDDRLAADAFKKVAETYADQGFFLKSVAVYKQVVKFDPDDVRVNERLAALYQQLGLLSDAMAQHQLMAQAYEKAGDHARLLEVLRRMVELDPENVASSIKLGELYQRGGQAPAALEHFRRAADYLKKHNRADEYLKVAERVATLAPDDLALARELANLHLARGDTKRALSKLQVCFGKDRKDVETLTLLAQAFRELGQTTKQLQVYKELARVHEERGRTQDARATWRKVQELAPDDPDALQSLPQAPPPPAPPRAPPAGPPPGVGQARPPTPPPQAAPPPPAASPDQIPKLLTETDVYLKYGLLEKALDHLRKVLAIDAQCFEAHERVREIHASAGRHEEASRAAEAAVRAAILKQAPDRAKDGLARLRQLAPGHATLGELGEALGSTEEISLQHEDVEELVEVPEEQAELPAEEPVFELDAPASAEDEALPLVEEADLEPFPALDPVPLLPEEPGEPGEAGEVLLADDGSAAFDDEALALAVASDGVAGLEDEPVGAPPALDVTQEAELELAPSSGFGDDELAEAAAAAADAPEEIVEEPVPFQLEPAALLDADLEDALADAAVAVDAAPGAAPAAAPAEVAAEVAAGFDLDLDAPDLGPPPAPVITAPADLPELPAPAAQAAEEEEEEDLTDELEEVDFFVQQGLLDEARDSLANLAAFYARHRGVLERLAALDRRQAAQAAPARPAPAAPPPPTSAAPAQAGHDLGSYRASPDLVDHSSDGAASFDIGKELMEELDGQPAGVPDDDAQYSVEDVFNLFKKGIAETVKVEDSETHYDLGIAYKEMGLLEDAVHEFETALKGTNRRKEVDCLSMVAMCRMSQQRPRDAVEALRRALRSDYLGKESSKAVHFELGEAHQALGEPEVALWYLQKVARLDAGYRQAGARAAALGGGPGRPPSDEAPPPTSTPPRGAAPGPGRPAAPATPGPKKNIGYL from the coding sequence ATGGCCGTCGACAAGAACAAGATCATCGCCGAGGCCACCAAGCTCGTACAGAAGGGGGCCTACGAGAAGGCGATCAAGAGCTACGAGCGGATCCTCCAGGAGGATCCCAGGGACGTGCGCGTCCTGCTCAAGGTCGGCGAGCTCTACCAGAAGAAGGGCGACGACCGGCTGGCCGCCGACGCGTTCAAGAAGGTGGCCGAGACCTACGCCGACCAGGGCTTCTTCCTCAAGTCGGTGGCGGTCTACAAGCAGGTGGTCAAGTTCGACCCGGACGACGTGCGGGTCAACGAGCGGCTGGCCGCCCTCTACCAGCAGCTCGGGCTGCTGAGCGACGCCATGGCCCAGCACCAGCTCATGGCGCAGGCCTACGAGAAGGCCGGCGACCACGCCCGGCTGCTCGAGGTGCTGCGGCGCATGGTGGAGCTGGACCCGGAGAACGTGGCCAGCTCCATCAAGCTGGGCGAGCTCTACCAGCGCGGCGGGCAGGCCCCCGCGGCGCTGGAGCACTTCCGCCGCGCCGCCGACTACCTGAAGAAGCACAACCGCGCCGACGAGTACCTCAAGGTGGCGGAGCGCGTCGCCACCCTGGCCCCCGACGACCTGGCGCTGGCCCGCGAGCTGGCCAACCTCCACCTGGCCCGGGGCGACACCAAGCGGGCCCTCTCCAAGCTGCAGGTCTGCTTCGGCAAGGACCGCAAGGACGTCGAGACCCTGACGCTGCTGGCGCAGGCCTTCCGCGAGCTGGGCCAGACCACCAAGCAGCTGCAGGTCTACAAGGAGCTGGCCCGGGTCCACGAGGAGCGCGGGCGCACCCAGGACGCCCGGGCCACCTGGCGCAAGGTGCAGGAGCTGGCCCCGGACGACCCGGACGCGCTGCAGTCGCTGCCCCAGGCCCCGCCTCCGCCCGCCCCGCCGCGCGCCCCGCCGGCCGGCCCGCCCCCGGGGGTCGGCCAGGCCAGGCCCCCCACGCCGCCGCCCCAGGCCGCGCCGCCGCCGCCGGCCGCCTCGCCGGACCAGATCCCCAAGCTCCTCACCGAGACCGACGTCTACCTGAAGTACGGGCTGCTGGAGAAGGCGCTGGACCACCTGCGCAAGGTGCTGGCCATCGACGCCCAGTGCTTCGAGGCCCACGAGCGGGTGCGCGAGATCCACGCCTCGGCCGGCCGCCACGAGGAGGCCTCCCGCGCCGCCGAGGCGGCGGTGCGCGCCGCCATCCTGAAGCAGGCCCCGGACCGGGCCAAGGACGGCCTGGCGCGGCTGCGCCAGCTGGCGCCGGGCCACGCCACCCTGGGCGAGCTGGGCGAGGCGCTGGGCAGCACCGAGGAGATCAGCCTCCAGCACGAGGACGTCGAGGAGCTGGTGGAGGTGCCGGAGGAGCAGGCCGAGCTGCCGGCCGAGGAGCCGGTCTTCGAGCTGGACGCGCCCGCCTCGGCCGAGGACGAGGCGCTGCCGCTGGTGGAGGAGGCCGACCTGGAGCCCTTCCCGGCGCTCGACCCGGTGCCGCTGCTGCCCGAGGAGCCCGGGGAGCCCGGGGAGGCGGGCGAGGTGCTGCTGGCGGACGACGGATCGGCCGCCTTCGACGACGAGGCGCTGGCCCTGGCGGTGGCCAGCGACGGCGTGGCGGGCCTGGAGGACGAGCCCGTGGGCGCGCCCCCGGCGCTGGACGTCACCCAGGAGGCCGAGCTGGAGCTGGCGCCGTCGTCGGGGTTCGGCGACGACGAGCTGGCCGAGGCCGCCGCCGCGGCGGCCGACGCGCCCGAGGAGATCGTCGAGGAGCCGGTGCCGTTCCAGCTGGAGCCGGCGGCGCTGCTCGACGCCGACCTGGAGGACGCCCTGGCCGACGCGGCGGTGGCGGTGGACGCCGCGCCCGGGGCGGCGCCCGCGGCGGCGCCCGCCGAGGTGGCCGCCGAGGTGGCCGCGGGCTTCGACCTGGACCTCGACGCGCCCGACCTGGGGCCCCCGCCGGCGCCGGTCATCACCGCGCCGGCCGACCTGCCCGAGCTGCCCGCGCCCGCGGCGCAGGCGGCCGAGGAGGAGGAGGAGGAGGACCTCACCGACGAGCTCGAGGAGGTGGACTTCTTCGTGCAGCAGGGGCTGCTCGACGAGGCGCGCGACTCGCTCGCCAACCTGGCGGCCTTCTACGCCCGGCACCGCGGGGTGCTGGAGCGGCTGGCCGCCCTGGACCGGCGCCAGGCCGCCCAGGCCGCCCCGGCGCGCCCCGCCCCGGCCGCGCCGCCGCCCCCCACCAGCGCCGCGCCGGCCCAGGCCGGCCACGACCTCGGCTCCTACCGCGCCAGCCCGGACCTGGTGGACCACTCCAGCGACGGCGCCGCCTCCTTCGACATCGGCAAGGAGCTGATGGAGGAGCTGGACGGCCAGCCGGCGGGCGTCCCCGACGACGACGCGCAGTACTCGGTGGAGGACGTCTTCAACCTCTTCAAGAAGGGGATCGCCGAGACCGTCAAGGTCGAGGACTCCGAGACCCACTACGACCTGGGCATCGCCTACAAGGAGATGGGGCTGCTCGAGGACGCGGTGCACGAGTTCGAGACCGCGCTCAAGGGCACCAACCGCCGCAAGGAGGTGGACTGCCTCTCCATGGTGGCCATGTGCCGCATGTCGCAGCAGCGCCCGCGCGACGCCGTCGAGGCGCTGCGGCGCGCCCTGCGCTCCGACTACCTCGGCAAGGAGTCGTCCAAGGCGGTCCACTTCGAGCTCGGGGAGGCGCACCAGGCGCTGGGCGAGCCGGAGGTGGCGCTCTGGTACCTGCAGAAGGTGGCGCGCCTCGACGCCGGCTACCGGCAGGCCGGCGCGCGGGCGGCGGCGCTGGGCGGCGGCCCGGGCCGGCCGCCCTCCGACGAGGCCCCGCCCCCGACGTCCACCCCGCCCAGGGGCGCGGCGCCGGGGCCGGGCCGGCCCGCGGCGCCGGCCACGCCGGGCCCGAAGAAGAACATCGGATACCTCTAG
- a CDS encoding AAA family ATPase, with protein sequence MTYLDFYELNQEPFSNAPVSRFYYGSAQHAQALMRLTHAVSNMKGLAVLVGDIGAGKTTLARRMLDSLPEEEYEAALLVIIHSGITASWLLRRIALQLGVEAPAEEKLALLSQLYQRLVKIYEQGKKAVVLIDEAQMLASREIMEEFRGLLNLEVPERKLLSFVFFGLPEIEENLKLDLPLAQRVALKYRLEPLKEEDTDAYVRHRLRLAGATRVPFLPAAIARVHAHSRGTPRLINTLCDNALFEGFVARARDIDDRAVDRVARDLGLEVAPPPPAEDAPAAARPRIDLSDIDRYLESLTR encoded by the coding sequence GTGACCTACCTCGACTTCTACGAGCTCAACCAGGAGCCCTTCTCCAACGCGCCGGTGTCGCGCTTCTACTACGGCTCGGCGCAGCACGCGCAGGCGCTGATGCGCCTGACCCACGCGGTCTCCAACATGAAGGGGCTGGCGGTGCTGGTGGGCGACATCGGCGCCGGCAAGACCACCCTGGCGCGGCGCATGCTCGACAGCCTGCCGGAGGAGGAGTACGAGGCGGCGCTGCTGGTCATCATCCACTCCGGCATCACCGCCAGCTGGCTGCTGCGCCGCATCGCCCTGCAGCTGGGCGTGGAGGCGCCGGCCGAGGAGAAGCTGGCGCTGCTGTCGCAGCTCTACCAGCGGCTGGTGAAGATCTACGAGCAGGGCAAGAAGGCGGTGGTGCTCATCGACGAGGCGCAGATGCTGGCCTCGCGGGAGATCATGGAGGAGTTCCGCGGCCTGCTGAACCTCGAGGTGCCGGAGCGCAAGCTGCTCTCCTTCGTCTTCTTCGGCCTGCCGGAGATCGAGGAGAACCTCAAGCTGGACCTGCCGCTGGCGCAGCGGGTGGCCCTCAAGTACCGGCTGGAGCCGCTCAAGGAGGAGGACACCGACGCCTACGTGCGCCACCGCCTCCGGCTGGCCGGCGCCACCCGCGTCCCCTTCCTGCCGGCCGCCATCGCCCGGGTCCACGCCCACAGCCGCGGGACGCCGCGGCTCATCAACACCCTGTGCGACAACGCCCTCTTCGAGGGGTTCGTGGCGCGGGCCCGCGACATCGACGACCGGGCGGTGGACCGCGTGGCCCGCGACCTGGGCCTGGAGGTGGCCCCGCCGCCGCCCGCCGAGGACGCCCCGGCGGCGGCCCGCCCCCGCATCGATCTCTCGGACATCGACCGCTACCTCGAGTCGCTCACCCGCTGA